A stretch of the Acomys russatus chromosome 23, mAcoRus1.1, whole genome shotgun sequence genome encodes the following:
- the LOC127206562 gene encoding nucleolar protein 16-like, which yields MDPNKAVPLRKRKVNTMEVDTEDRPKDLVRKPYVVNDLEAEVSLPENKGNTLFRDLTDYVRYMVESHGEDYKAMARDEKNYCQDTPKQIRNKINVYKRFYPTEWQAFTASLQNKKMEVD from the coding sequence ATGGACCCCAACAAGGCAGTTCCCCTCCGTAAGAGGAAGGTAAACACCATGGAGGTAGACACGGAAGATAGACCCAAGGATCTGGTGAGGAAGCCGTATGTAGTAAATGACCTGGAGGCAGAAGTCAGCCTCCCAGAGAACAAAGGAAATACCTTATTTCGTGACCTCACTGACTATGTTCGCTACATGGTGGAGAGTCATGGGGAGGACTACAAGGCCATGGCTCGAGATGAGAAGAATTACTGTCAAGATACCCCCAAACAGATTCGGAATAAGATCAATGTCTATAAGCGCTTTTACCCAACGGAATGGCAAGCCTTTACTGCTTCTTTGCAGAATAAGAAGATGGAGGTAGACTGA